One Betta splendens chromosome 8, fBetSpl5.4, whole genome shotgun sequence DNA segment encodes these proteins:
- the spag9a gene encoding sperm associated antigen 9a isoform X9 gives MELEDGVVYQDDPGTSAMMSERVSGLANSIYREFERLIGKYDEDVVKELMPLVVAVLENLDSVFAENQEHEVELELLKEDNEQLITQYEREKALRKHAEEKFIEFEDTHEQEKKDLQNNNERMESHSRQLELKIKNYADQIGRLEERELDLKKEYNSLHQRHTEMIHNYMEHVERIKLQQISETSESSTVGRVRRERPLSLGIFPSSGGASLLIPDPQARAETPGTESWKFTDPAQPRSNASLKLDFMDPPKEREGKNAQDSTWGNSLADDCKDELSDFTGSKSATPMSTTASDMEREDGNSKSTEVQAAPGTRSVSVGLPENEDSSDVQDIIESTPELDMDLIAYKPCSTPTKGIENMAFDRNTDSLFDELSSAGTGLIGDVDEGADLLGMGREVENLIQENSQLLETKNALNVVNKDLILKVDELTCEKEMLQGELEALLLAKTKLDDKTKELEEELKKVRLEMEEVRQKNKDEEDSDVPTAQRKRFTRVEMARVLMERNQYKERLMELQEAVRWTEMIRASRENPTLTEKKKSSIWQFFSRLFSSSSSAPVMKKVESQSNVKYNSPGSLVKRSSTFSQFPTEKSKTFDFLNEEKDQCSSPSRKEQKRAQYRQVKAHMQKEDGRVTAHGWSLPSKYKQAANGGQLENKVNLPVPVYLRPLDQTDASMKLWCAAGVNMSGGRTSELTKQTKGSQSSLDQLEQESKDQEKGEKELKEDEMSSRVWVCTSTHSSTKVMVLDATQPSDLLDSFYACNTHVVCIASVPGVLDTDYPAGEEVPQDLEASQGDGVSLAGSVASVGSTGSDGAMAAEGTTAVPQTACSGVTDLSAEQSVISGSVELSREASPAEDGVPMAEEATEATEANAGVGDEGEDQGMDPNQPGIYTEHVFTDPLGVGPTDASLTDKQRGSAQDGVTSLTEDSDLNDGDVLRMSSSLPTMWLGAQNGCLYVHSSVARWRKCLHAIKLKDSILSIVHVKGRVLVALADGTLAIFHRSIADGQWDLTNYHLLDLGRPHHSIRCMTVVHDKVWCGYRNKIYVIHPKAMRIEKSFDAHPRKESQVRQLAWVGDGIWVSIRLDSTLRLFHAHTYQHLQDVDIEPYVSKMLGTGKLGFSFVRITALVVSCNRLWVGTGNGVIISIPLSEANKSKGIVPNRPGAAVRVYGDDSSDCAVQGSFVPYCSMAHAQLCFHGHRDAVKFFVTVPGQAMPPPGSDSGSDDPASESSDTANSEPKTYLVMSGGEGYIDFRMGDDGGELDGLSEPTASQQSTPTKAERSHLIVWQVTTSPD, from the exons ATGGAGCTGGAAGACGGAGTTGTGTACCAGGACGACCCCGGGACATCAGCGATGATGTCGGAGCGGGTGTCGGGCCTGGCCAACTCCATCTACCGCGAGTTCGAGCGGCTCATCGGCAAGTACGACGAGGACGTGGTGAAGGAGCTGATGCCGCTGGTCGTGGCCGTGCTGGAGAACCTGGACTCGGTGTTCGCGGAGAACCAGGAGCAcgaagtggagctggagctgctgaaggaggacaACGAGCAGCTCATCACCCAGTACGAGCGCGAGAAGGCGCTGAGGAAGCACGCGGAGGAG aAGTTCATCGAGTTTGAAGACACCCAcgagcaggagaagaaggacCTGCAGAACAACAATGAGAGAATGGAGTCCCACTCCCGCCAGCTGGAACTCAAGATCAAGAACTACGCAGACCAGA TCGGCCGGTTGGAGGAACGGGAGCTGGACCTGAAGAAGGAATACAACTCCCTCCATCAGCGGCACACAGAG ATGATCCATAATTACATGGAGCACGTAGAGAGGATCAAGCTGCAGCAGATCAGCGAGACGTCGGAGTCGAGCACAGTCGGTCGAGTCAG GAGGGAGCGGCCGCTTTCCTTGGGAATCTTCCCCTCGTCCGGTGGCGCCTCCCTGCTGATCCCGGACCCCCAGGCCCGAGCGGAGACGCCGGGCACAGAGAGCTGGAAGTTCACAGACCCGGCACAGCCACGGTCCAACGCCAGCCTgaag TTGGACTTTATGGACCCCCCAAAGGAAAGGGAGGGTAAGAATGCACAGGACTCTACGTGGGGGAATTCACTGGCAGACGACTGCAAG GACGAGTTGTCAGACTTCACGGGCTCCAAGTCGGCCACGCCGATGTCCACCACGGCCTCCGACATGGAGAGGGAAGACGGTAACAGTAAGAGCACAGAGGTGCAGGCAGCACCGGGGACGAGATCCGTATCCGTGG GTTTGCCTGAAAATGAAGACAGCTCAGACGTGCAGGACATCATTGAGTCCACTCCTGAGCTGGACATGGACCTCATAGCCTACAAACCCTGCAG CACTCCCACCAAAGGCATCGAAAACATGGCGTTCGACCGCAACACCGACTCCCTGTTTGACGAGCTGTCGTCTGCAGGCACCGGGCTCATAGGGGATGTGGATGAAGGAGCAGACCTGCTGG GTATGGGCAGAGAAGTTGAAAATCTCATTCAGGAGAATTCACAGCTTCTTGAGACAAA GAACGCTCTGAATGTAGTGAACAAAGACCTGATCCTGAAGGTGGATGAGTTAACCTGTGAGAAGGAAATGCTGCAGGGCGAGCTGGAGGCCCTGCTGCTGGCCAAGACCAAGCTGGACGACAAaaccaaggagctggaggaggaactcAAAAA AGTGCGACTGGAAATGGAGGAAGTCAGGCAGAAGAATAAAGACGAAGAAGAT agcgacGTACCCACAGCCCAGAGGAAGCGTTTCACCAGGGTGGAGATGGCCAGAGTGCTGATGGAGAGAAACCAGTACAAAGAGCGGCTGATGGAGCTCCAGGAAGCCGTGCGGTGGACGGAGATGATCAGGGCCTCGAGAGAAAATCCAACGCTCAcggaaaaaaagaaatccaGCATCTGGCAGTT cttcagcagactgtttagctcctcctccagtgccCCGGTCATGAAGAAGGTGGAGTCGCAGTCCAATGTGAAGTACAACTCGCCGGGCAGTCTggtgaagaggagcagcaccTTCTCCCAGTTCCCCACAGAGAAATCCAAGACATTCGACTTCCTCAACGAAGA GAAAGATCAGTGCAGCTCCCCGTCACGTAAAGAGCAGAAGAGAGCTCAGTACAGACAGGTCAAGGCCCACATGCAGAAGGAGGATGGACGAGTGACTGCACACGGCTGGAGCCTTCCCAGCAAATACAAG CAGGCAGCAAATGGTGGCCAGTTGGAGAACAAAGTGAATCTACCTGTACCAGTTTACTTGAGACCTCTGGATCAGACGGATGCTTCTATGAAG CTGTGGTGCGCTGCTGGAGTTAACATGTCTGGAGGGAGGACCTCAGAGCTCACAAAGCAGACAAAGGGCTCTCAGAGTAGCCTGGACCAGCTAGAGCAAGAGAGTAAG GATCAAGAGAAAGgggagaaggagctgaaggaggatgAGATGTCCAGCAGGGTGTGGGTGTGCACCAGCACACATTCTTCCACTAAGGTCATGGTCCTGGATGCCACGCAGCCCTCCGACCTGCTGGACAGCTTCTACGCCTGCAACACACATGTTGTTTGCATTGCCAGTGTACCAG GTGTGTTGGACACTGATTATCCAGCGGGTGAGGAGGTGCCCCAGGACCTGGAGGCTAGCCAGGGCGATGGGGTGTCGCTAGCCGGCAGCGTGGCCAGTGTGGGCTCAACGGGCAGCGACGGTGCCATGGCAGCAGAGGGGACTACGGCCGTCCCCCAGACGGCCTGCTCCGGCGTCACGGACCTGTCGGCTGAGCAAAGTGTCATTTCAGGCTCAG TTGAGCTGTCCAGAGAGGCCAGTCCAGCCGAAGATGGTGTTCCTATGGCGGAAGAGGCAACAGAAGCCACGGAGGCTAATGCCGGTGTGGGCGACGAAGGAGAGGACCAGGGGATGGATCCAAATCAGCCTGGAATCTACACGGAGCATGTGTTTACTGATCCACTGGGGGTGGGACCCACCGACGCCTCCCTGACCGACAAGCAGAG GGGCTCCGCACAGGATGGAGTTACGTCCTTAACAGAAGACTCAGACCTGAATGATGGAGACGTTCTGAGGATGAGCAGCTCCCTCCCTACCATGTGGCTGGGAGCTCAGAATGGATG TCTGTACGTGCACTCGTCTGTGGCTCGGTGGAGAAAGTGTCTCCATGCCATCAAACTGAAAGACTCCATCCTGAGCATAGT CCACGTTAAAGGGAGAGTCCTGGTAGCACTGGCTGATGGGACTTTAGCCATTTTCCACCGAAGCATTG CAGACGGACAGTGGGACTTAACAAACTACCACCTGTTGGACCTGGGCCGACCCCACCACTCTATCCGCTGTATGACAGTGGTCCACGACAAGGTCTGGTGTGGCTACAGGAACAAGATCTACGTGATCCACCCCAAGGCCATGAGGATAGAG AAATCGTTTGATGCTCATCCACGCAAGGAGAGCCAGGTTCGGCAGCTGGCCTGGGTCGGTGATGGCATCTGGGTCTCCATCCGACTGGATTCCACCCTCCGCTTGTTTCACGCTCACACCTACCAGCATCTCCAGGACGTGGACATCGAGCCGTACGTCAGCAAGATGCTGG GTACGGGTAAACTGGGCTTTTCCTTTGTGAGGATCACAGCTCTTGTGGTGTCCTGCAACCGCCTGTGGGTGGGGACAGGAAACGGCGTCATCATCTCCATCCCTCTGTCTGAAG CAAACAAGTCAAAAGGAATAGTGCCAAATCGACCCGGCGCCGCTGTGCGGGTCTACGGAGACGACAGCTCAGACTGTGCTGTGCAGGGCAGCTTTGTGCCGTACTGCTCCATGGCCCACGCCCAGCTGTGTTTCCACGGACATCGAGATGCTGTCAAGTTCTTTGTCACTGTTCCAg GTCAGGCGATGCCGCCTCCAGGCAGTGACTCAGGCTCTGACGATCCTGCATCCGAATCCTCCGACACAGCGAACTCCGAGCCCAAAACATACCTCGTCATGAGTGGAGGCGAAGGCTATATCGACTTCAGAATGG GGGATGACGGCGGCGAGTTGGACGGTTTATCGGAACCGACAGCCAGCCAGCAGTCGACACCCACCAAGGCTGAGCGGAGCCACCTCATTGTCTGGCAGGTCACAACTTCCCCTGATTAA